The Globicephala melas chromosome X, mGloMel1.2, whole genome shotgun sequence genome window below encodes:
- the NDUFB11 gene encoding NADH dehydrogenase [ubiquinone] 1 beta subcomplex subunit 11, mitochondrial, translating to MVAGMLGLCGRRLLAVAARRGLPAARVRWESSSSRAVIAPSAVAGKRPPEPTLRWQEDPDPEDENLYEKNPDSHGYDRDPAVDLWNMRVVFFFGFSIILVLGSTFVAYLPDYRMQEWARREAERLVKYREANGLPIMDSNCFDPSKIQLPEDED from the exons ATGGTGGCCGGGATGTTAGGTTTGTGCGGCCGCCGCCTTTTGGCGGTGGCGGCGAGGCGAGGGCTCCCGGCTGCCCGTGTTCGCTGGGAATCCAGCTCCTCCAGGGCTGTGATCGCCCCGTCCGCTGTGGCGGGAAAGCGGCCGCCGGAACCGACTTTACGCTGGCAGGAGGACCCAGATCCCGAGGACGAAAACCTCTACGagaag AACCCAGACTCCCACGGTTATGACAGGGACCCTGCTGTGGACCTCTGGAACATGCGGGTCGTCTTCTTCTTTGGCTTCTCCATCATCTTGGTCCTTGGCAGCACCTTTGTGGCTTATCTGCCTGACTACAG GATGCAGGAGTGGGCCCGCCGGGAAGCTGAGAGGCTTGTAAAATACCGAGAGGCCAATGGCCTCCCCATCATGGACTCCAACTGCTTCGACCCCAGCAAGATCCAGCTGCCAGAGGATGAGGACTGA